One Purpureocillium takamizusanense chromosome 1, complete sequence genomic window carries:
- a CDS encoding uncharacterized protein (COG:O~COG:T~MEROPS:MER0019360~EggNog:ENOG503P0ZW) gives MHGYSSSEESEDPRRPRIQPTSNGNSQDQKKKRKRRVPPQQSINRIWKKFSNRKFHKALSVLPFDPVTPNAASSDRPNELLSEGYERAVEECRRKVQKIVRECKRVNMRYRDPGWDLDWDLKYQKGHCLNSLGSQKFELNKTTLLGSSDSVPKAVKRVHEIFEKPTFMKDLNGADVKQGGLGDCWIMAGMTAMANVEEGIKRTCVAHDTKIGIYGFVFYRDGEWVYSIIDDKLYLKSPCWDCPSLQRDLLQQIDREDVEAVYRKTYQTGSKALFFGQCKDQNETWVPLLEKAYAKAHGDYGSLSGGWIGEGLEDLSGGVTTELLSSDILDTDEFWDNEMSKVNQEFLFGCSTGLLEHGYGQRDGICEAHAYIVLEARTLKSGQRLVKLRNPWGKVRKGLWQGAWSDGSKEWTTDVQAELGHTFGSDSVFWISYEDLIAKYTHFDRTRLFRDPDWRSSQKWVGVDVPWKAEYHEKFHISLTKDSPLVLVMSQLDGRYWKGLQGQYTFRLHFRLHYQDRLGAEDYIVRSHGNYFMKRSVSVELPDMPAGNYVVYLKVTGERDGDAPSVEQVVKRELKERVEHPKLEQVGYAYDLAHSKAWNHMEKVAALRKKRDQQKASGLRQKERRHAWEKRHLQRNVNKQQAKKNEEKKQRARDAREERKRQREREEEESNKADEIRQAAERLSLTEADPAKKEPADADETKDDDDPSAAASDSSGSPVETPKSEGSVVVVSSDKKQDVPPVGGPPPPPPPPPAPAREESDKAKPEQSAKRGEVVAKDESDGNSSDSPVEDWEELYSSDDFIRKPRTQPVGIPPPRDEYDTEEEKMPDPWNAVCIVGFRVYSKDAGLQLRTVMEGGELLEGGMGEKGELDLDNAQANASGIRYDTDDMTARGSTATVLAAR, from the exons ATGCACGGCTACAGTTCCTCCGAAGAGTCAGAAgacccgcgccggccgcggatCCAGCCCACCAGCAATGGCAACAGCCAGGaccagaagaagaagcgcaagcgccgcGTTCCGCCGCAACAGTCCATCAACCGCATCTGGAAGAAATTCTCCAACCGCAAATTCCACAAGGCGCTCTCCGTGCTGCCCTTCGACCCCGTCACTCCCAATGCGGCCAGCTCCGACAGGCCAAACGAGCTCCTGAGCGAAGGCTATGAGCGAGCCGTCGAGGAATGTCGCCGAAAGGTCCAGAAGATCGTCAGGGAGTGCAAGCGGGTCAACATGAGATACCGCGACCCGGGTTGGGACTTG GATTGGGATCTCAAATATCAAAAGGGCCACTGTCTCAACAGCCTTGGCAGCCAAAAGTTTGAGCTCAACAAGACCACGCTCCTGGGGTCCAGCGATTCTGTCCCCAAAGCCGTAAAGAGGGTGCACGAAATCTTCGAAAAGCCCACCTTCATGAAGGATCTCAACGGTGCCGACGTCAAGCAGGGAGGCCTTGGCGACTGCTGGATCATGGCGGGAAtgaccgccatggccaacgtcgaggagggcatcaagCGCACGTGTGTTGCGCACGACACGA AGATTGGCATCTACGGATTCGTCTTTTACAGAGACGGAGAATGGGTCTACTCAATCATCGACGACAAGCTCTACCTCAAGTCTCCTTGCTGGGACTGCCCTAGCCTGCAACGCGATCTGCTCCAGCAAATTGACCgcgaagacgtcgaggcggTGTACCGCAAGACGTACCAGACGGGCTCCAAGGCCCTTTTCTTCGGCCAGTGCAAGGACCAGAACGAGACCTGGGTCCCTCTCCTGGAAAAGGCCTACGCCAAGGCTCACGGCGACTACGGGTCCCTATCCGGAGGCTGGATCGGCGAAGGGCTCGAGGACCTCTCGGGCGGTGTCACAACCGAGCTCCTCTCGTCCGATATTCTCGACACGGACGAATTCTGGGACAACGAAATGTCAAAGGTCAACCAAGAGTTCCTCTTCGGCTGCTCGaccggcctcctcgagcatGGGTACGGCCAGCGCGATGGCATCTGCGAGGCACACGCCTACATCGTGTTGGAAGCCCGCACGCTCAAGTCTGGACAGCGCCTGGTGAAGCTGCGCAACCCATGGGGAAAGGTCCGCAAGGGTCTCTGGCAAGGCGCGTGGAGCGACGGTTCCAAGGAGTGGACAACCGATGTCCAAGCCGAGCTCGGGCACACCTTTGGCAGCGACTCCGTCTTCTGGATCTCGTACGAGGATCTAATCGCCAAGTACACCCACTTCGACCGCACACGACTGTTCCGGGATCCCGACTGGCGGTCCTCCCAGAAGTGGGTTGGCGTCGACGTCCCGTGGAAGGCCGAGTATCACGAGAAATTCCACATCTCGCTCACCAAGGACTCGCCGCTGGTCCTCGTCATGTCTCAGCTGGACGGCCGCTACTGGAAGGGACTCCAGGGGCAATACACCTTTCGCCTGCACTTCCGCCTGCACTATCAAGACAGGCTGGGGGCGGAGGACTACATTGTCCGCTCGCACGGCAACTACTTCATGAAGCGCTCTGTCTCCGTCGAGCTCCCGGACATGCCGGCCGGCAACTACGTGGTGTACCTCAAGGTGAcgggcgagcgggacggcgacgcgcctTCGGTCGAGCAGGTCGTCAAGCGGGAACTcaaggagcgcgtcgagcatCCGAAGTTGGAACAGGTCGGATACGCATACGACCTCGCGCACAGCAAGGCGTGGAACCACATGGAAAAGGTGGCCGCGCTGAGGAAGAAGCGCGATCAGCAGAAGGCATCCGGGCTGCGCCAAAAGGAGCGACGGCATGCGTGGGAGAAGCGTCACCTCCAGCGCAACGTCAACAAGcagcaggccaagaagaacgaggagaagaagcagcgagcgagggaCGCCAGGGAAGAGCGGAAGAGACAGCGGGAgcgcgaagaggaggagagcaaCAAGGCAGACGAGATCCGTCAGGCCGCGGAACGTCTGAGCCTGACGGAGGCTGATCCCGCCAAGAAGGAGCCAgcagacgccgacgagaccaaagacgacgacgatcccagcgctgccgcctcggACTCGAGCGGCTCGCCTGTAGAGACCCCAAAGAGCGAaggctccgtcgtcgtcgtttcgTCGGACAAGAAGCAGGACGTGCCACCAGTCGGCggtccgccaccgccaccaccaccaccaccagccccgGCGCGGGAAGAGTCAGACAAGGCCAAGCCGGAGCAGTCAGCGaagcgcggcgaggtcgtcgccaaGGATGAGTCTGACGGAAACTCGTCTGACTCCCCGGTCGAGGACTGGGAGGAGCTCtacagcagcgacgacttCATCCGCAAGCCCCGCACGCAGCCCGTGGGGATCCCGCCTCCCCGCGACGAGTACGacacggaggaggagaagatgCCGGACCCGTGGAACGCCGTGTGCATCGTCGGATTCCGCGTCTACTCCAAGGACGCGGGCCTGCAGCTCCGGACCGTcatggagggcggcgagctgctcgagggcggcatgggcgaaaagggcgagctggacctcGACAATGCCCAGGCCAACGCCTCCGGCATTCGCTACGACACCGACGACATGACAGCCAGGGGGAGTACCGCCACGGTCTTGGCGGCTCGATAA